One Mesorhizobium sp. J428 DNA segment encodes these proteins:
- a CDS encoding SIS domain-containing protein — translation MSYRSTIARQPEALADTYSAARDQLAGLDLKPLDRPVIGITGIGASFAAAVVGAGELQTKGRRAFAIRACDMAEGYDLVDALVGLSHRGRSVETVLAHEKLPSAKRLAITNDPKSPLAEASDFHVTLNNGSDATPSSTGYTATLLAMGMAFQKMLGETDDVFAAIPDLSRHVLSAAAHKMKRLGELFLQRRAIDCVGAGSSLGTADGASLLIREASRIPASAYDTRHYLHGPLESMDATTGVVIFGDGREIELAHQVEKIGCPVLLITTHAGIADGELLTVVTVPKQANQIAQGILNIFAAQLFAAELSDAAGLTDTKFRYRMSDTKVPVAA, via the coding sequence CGCGATCAGCTCGCGGGATTGGACCTCAAGCCGCTGGACCGGCCGGTGATCGGCATCACCGGCATCGGCGCCAGCTTCGCGGCAGCCGTCGTCGGCGCGGGCGAACTGCAGACGAAGGGCCGCCGCGCCTTCGCCATCCGCGCCTGTGACATGGCCGAAGGATACGATCTCGTCGACGCGCTCGTCGGCCTGTCGCATCGCGGCCGCAGCGTCGAGACCGTGCTGGCGCACGAGAAGCTGCCTTCGGCGAAGCGACTCGCGATCACCAATGATCCGAAGAGCCCCCTCGCCGAGGCGTCGGACTTCCACGTGACGCTGAACAACGGCTCCGACGCCACGCCCTCCAGCACCGGCTACACGGCCACGCTGCTGGCGATGGGCATGGCGTTCCAGAAGATGCTCGGCGAGACGGACGATGTCTTTGCCGCCATCCCCGACCTGTCGCGGCACGTTCTCTCGGCTGCGGCCCACAAGATGAAGCGGCTGGGCGAGCTGTTCCTGCAACGCCGCGCCATCGACTGCGTCGGCGCCGGATCGTCTCTCGGCACCGCAGACGGTGCGTCGTTGCTGATCCGGGAGGCGTCGCGCATTCCGGCCTCCGCCTACGACACCCGCCACTATCTGCATGGACCGCTGGAATCGATGGATGCCACCACCGGTGTCGTCATCTTCGGCGACGGCCGCGAGATCGAGCTGGCGCATCAGGTCGAGAAGATTGGGTGCCCTGTCCTGCTGATCACGACCCATGCCGGCATCGCGGATGGTGAACTCCTCACGGTCGTGACCGTCCCGAAGCAGGCAAACCAGATCGCCCAGGGCATCCTGAACATCTTTGCCGCGCAATTGTTCGCGGCCGAGCTGTCCGACGCCGCCGGCCTCACCGACACCAAGTTCCGCTACCGCATGTCGGATACCAAGGTGCCGGTGGCCGCCTGA